The stretch of DNA ttttctgagaAGAATGTAGTAGTTTTTTTTTTTGTAAAGAACAGGCATGTGTACGGACGGGCCTAGTATGTACAACTGGGCTGCAATTTCACGGGGAAAACACGGCCGGCCAGCCCATTGTATTTCCATGAGCGGTGTTATTGACGATCAATAAAATAGAGCGTATTTTGGCCTAAAAGCACGATGTAAAAGGGAGTGTTGATGGGGCGATTTCAGTGGAGCAAAGGAAGAGCTTTCAGTGGGGCGGCCGGCGGCAATTTTTCACTAAAAAAATGAGCTTTCTTGGGGGCCTTCGTTCTGGTTATTGACACTTGACAGAGTCATGGATCGCTGGTCTGTTGAAGCAATTGCATATAGGAAAGCTTTATGCCTCGCTCACGGTCAAGGATTAAGCTCGCAGTCTATTGCTTCTTGCTATTCTGGTGTTATTTGTAGCATCCAGGACTGGGCGTTTGGGGTAAATGCGATGATCATTAGAGAAGTTATATAGATGCAGAATGCCATGGAAGGTATTCCCTCCGTCCGAAATTACTTGTCGCTCAAAAGGATGTATTCAACACTAAAATACgtttagatacatccatttcagcGACAACTAATTCCATACGAAGATAGTATAATTTTTAAGCATGACGGTAGATGATGCAATGGAGATGCCCATAATAATGCTAGCAATTCATTGCAACTTGTTTCAAGTTGTCATGTTTGGCTTTTGCAGCCTTCGGGTTATGTACAAATGATTACCAATGGTTAATAAAGTATTTTTGCTAAAAAAGGCATTACTCGTTATTGAAAAAAAACACTTGCATTTTAAATTCATTAGTTAAAAATAGTTTGTTTTCTCACTTTGTTTTTCAAATTTTGGCTGAGTATATTATTTTAatgaatttttaaaaaaatagaaaattgAAAAAATGTACATGAATCTAAAAACATCTTAAATTACAAAATGTTTGTGATTTTGGAAAAAGTTCACGAATTTTTAAAATGTTCGTGTTGTTTACTACtttcaaaatatgttcatgaatttgaaaaaaaagtttGTAAATTCAAAAAGCATTCACGGTTTTCAAAGAGAAATCATGAATTTTATAAATGTTTGTGAATTTGGAaaggaaaaagagaaaaataataggaaaaaaataaaaaagcagtgaaaagaaggaaaagaaaaaagaccTTCTGAAACCTTCCCAAAACCGGGTGGAAGCTTCGAGAAGCTTCCTAAAACTAGTCGAGACCTTGTTCGCGTCCTTTGCTAATTGGCCGACCAAACACTACCGTTTAGTGAGCATTTGTTTGGTGATATGTATTACTATACATATCATTGGATGCATGCCGTAGGAGAATCAAGTGCAAGTCCATCATAGAAGATCACAATAGTCGTGCAAGTCCTTGCTTTATGGATGTTCGTCCAATGCCATCGATGACTATGTTCGCATTGACGAAGACCTCATCCTCGAGTGTGTGAGACGATTCAACAAAGCTGCGATCAAGATCTATGGAATGGAGTACTAGGGCGCTCCCACTAATGAAAATACCGAGATGCCTATGGTAGAAAGTGAATAAAAAGGTCATCCAATGATGTTTGGATCCATTGACTTCATACATTGGACATGAAATAATTGTCCGGTAGCATGGCAATATGAGTACAAAGGCATTGTCATGATTGAAACATCATTCTTGACGCAGTAGCATCACATGATCTGTGAATTTGGCACTCATACTTTGGGATGCCTGACTCTCACAATGACCTCAAATGTTCTCGAGTGATTTACTCTTTTTGCAAGGCTTGTTACCGGTGGCTCTCCACCTTGTAATTATGCTGTCAATTGCCATGAGTACAACATTGGATAGTACCTTCTCGGTGGTATCTATCCTTCACGGGGCATATTTATGAAGACAATCCAACATCCTTGACACAACAAGAGATCTCATTTTGCAGTGTGCCGAGAATCTGCTAGAAAGAATGTTGAGATAGCTTTTGGTGTGCTTCAAAAATGCTTTGTGATTATCCATGCACCAGCTAAGTATTGGAAGCCTCGGACCTTGGCAGATCATGACAACATGTGTTATCTTGCACGACATGATCACTGAGGATGAGAGAGGACCCAAAGGACTTGCAATTTCACTATAATGGTGTCATGGTGGTGCTGGAACGTCACCCAAACATGATCCAAGCATTCCTCCAAGCACACTAAAGGATCGACAACCAAGAAACTAATAACCAACTTCAATAAGATCTTGTTGGGCATCGCTGGCAACTTCATAATACTTGATCCTTATGCTTTTATCATATTTATAGTCAATTGGATTGTATGTCATGTTTGAGATGGAATGATTAAATTTGATATGTATTTGAATCGTGTGTACTTCAATTCTCAAGTTTGGAATTAATATCTTACAAAAATATATGTTTAAAGGATTTTTGTATGCAAATATTTCCATGAGTTGACAAAAAATCATTTTGGGAAATAAGTTTTGGGTATCGTTAGATAAAAAGGTTTAATTTTTGGTAATATTACCCGGCTGGgagaggagggggggggggcaagcGAACGTCATTTGATGACAGTTTAGTTGTGAGCAAAGATCAAACGACGACAATTTTTAAATGAAAGCTGCCTTCTTGAGAAGAAAATGGCACCCCTCGCCATTTCCTGCCACGAAGTCGTTCGTATATGCCACCCTCTCCGGCGAACATCAgctgggaggggggggggggagggtcGCAAGCGAACGTCATTTGATGACAGTTTAGTTGTGAGGAAAGATCAAACGATGACAATTTTTAAACGAAAACTGGCTTTTCAGGAAGAAAATGCCACGCCTCGCCACTTCCTGCCATGAAGTCGTTCGCATATGCCACCCTCCCTGGCGAACGTCAGCCAGATAAGAGGGTCCTTAACTAAATAGAAAATTAAAGAACGGAGGATAAAAGGAATTATGAGGAATCGACTGAGATGCTCTAATAAGCTTAAGTCCGTAACTTTTGCGTAGCATTGCTATCAAGTAAGATAGATCTCTGTTGTAGACGTGACACGAGAACCTGGATCCCTGCTGGATGCTGTGTGAACTGTGAACATGGTGCCTGCTGACTGCCGTAGAAAGAAGAGGACAGTGACGCTGCCGTTTGACTCCAACAACATCGATATTTCACGTCTCTCacaaaaattgaaaaaaaaactgTATTTCACAAGGGACCATAAAACAGCAACATGCGGATTATCACAAATAGGCGAGCAAACCAAACCCCAAATGTACGTACTAGAAGCAGCACAAAGCCGGCGTGCGTGCGTGCGTTCGTAGCACGTACGTACGTGCACGGAACACGCCCAAAACACACGGGCGGCCGTGCGACGCGATCGTATCACCCGTTGTACACGTGGAGCACGTAGTACGTGCACCGTTGAGACTTCACACGTCTGCCGGCGACCCGTCGACGGGGACGGTGTGCCTTGACTGGCTGCCCGACGCCGCCCTCCGCCCGCCCTCACGCACGCTGTTCTCCGCGAAACGCTCGGTCGCGGCGCTGTACCCCTTGGCCCGCTCCTCCTCGGTCCACTCCTGGCTGTAGTACTCCTCCGCCGTCGCCCCCTTCCGCGGCCCGGCGAACATGCCGCCCCACTGCGGGAAGTAGATGAGCGTGATGGGCAGCGTGCACGCCAGGATCATCAGCCCCATGTACATGATCCCCGTCTCCGTCTTGTACTTGGTGCCGCGGAAGAAGATGACCTGCGTCAGCACGGCCCCCACGTTGCCGCCCCCGCCGGTCATCCCGGAGATGAGCCCCAGCGACCGCCGCGACACGAACGGCACGATGCCGAACGTGAGCCCGCACGCGGCCTGCACGAAGAAGGAGAAGAGTATCATGACGGCCACCGACGCGCCGAACGAGTAGTCGACGACGCCGAGCACCACGCAGAGGACGCCGCCGATGGTCTGCACGACCCACAGCCCCCACAGCCTGCCGCGCATGCCGAACCGGTCGGACAGCCAGTCGGACATGAGCCCGCCGCCGGGGCGGGAGATGATGTTGGCCATCCCGAAGCTGGCGGCGATGAGCCCGGCCGTGTGGAGGTTCACGTCGAAGCGGTCGTAGAAGTACTGCGCCACGATGTTGTCGACGGCGAGCTCGACGCCGAAGCAGTAGCCGTAGGTGAGCGCCAGGATCCAGGCGCGGTAGTTGGTGACCGCGTGGCGCAGCACGTTGCCGAAGCTGTCCTTGTGCATCTCCCCGCTCTTGTGCAGCTTACGGTAGTTGCCGTCCGGCATGTCCTGCCCGAACGCCAGCACGGCGATGGCCGAGAACGTCTGCATGATGCCCGGGATGAAGAAGGCGATGCGCCACGCGACGAAGTCCGTGCTGCCGATCTTGCGGACGATCTCGTACACGAGCGGCATGATGAACTGCACGGCGCCCCCGCCGAGGTTGCCCCAGCCTCCCGCGACGCCGTTGGCCAGCCCCACCTTGGGCGACGAGAACATGGAGCTCATCCAGAACTGCGTGGACACGAAGGAGGCGAGCGAGAAGCCCGTGAAGAAGCGCACGAGCAGGAAGGACGACGCGGAGTCGATGATGGCCGAGCAGTACACCGCGGGGGTGGTGAGCAGTATGATGGCCGCGGACGCCAGGCGGGGCCCGACCAGGTCGCAGGCCGTGCCCATGGCGAGACGCGCGAACACGGCGCCGGACACGGACGCGATCCCGGCGTTGCCGATGTCCTTGCCCGTGAGGCCAAGGTTGTCCCGGATGAGCGGCAGGAGCGGCGGCGCCGCGAAGGTGGagacgaagcagcagaagaaGGAGAACCACGAGAGGTGGAAGGCGCTCATGTGCGGCCTCGCGAACGAGAAGAGCCAGAACTCGGTGGCCTTGTTGTCCGAGTCCACCGGCATCCTGAACTTGCCCTTGGGCGCCGCCTGCACCCCCATCGCCGCCGGCTTCGACTCCCCCTCCATCTCACCAGCTAGCTAGCTAccttgctgctgctgctacaCCTGTGTAGTGTTAGCAACTTGGTGTGTAATGCAGATGCAGTACAGTCTCAGCGGCGCGGCGAGTATATATAGAGCAGCCGGAGCCGGAGCGGCGCTCGATCGGTGCGCGCGGCGTAGCGCAACGGTTGGGGACGGCGAGAGGGCAACGGGGGATGAATAAAGATTGCGGTGGTGATCGAACGGGGTCAGTGGAAGGCCGGCACCGCTGTGGATGGAGCGCTCCCTCGCGTCGCGGTTCTCCGAGGAAGATACGCGGGGTTTTGTTCGCGAGCTGGTAATCTGCTAGtagtttttcttcttttctttttgaAACGGCGTACGTAATCTGGTAGTAGTAGTATTGCTGTCGCTGTAAGGGTAGAGGAGATCGTGTGAGCTCTGACTTTGGAGGCCAAAGTCGATGAGTTCCTCGGGTAGTGGAACTGCCTCAGCTCCCCCCTCCCCTGCTCCGCATCTGTGAAATACTGTAGTATCATTGGCGAATGGCGATGAATGCTTTCGGGATTTCGGCGTGCTCCCGGACAACGCAGCAGCTACTAACTCCGTACGGGAGTGCCGCCGCACGGGAAGCATGTACTGCTAGTTTGCTTTTGTTTCCTACCAGGACTGGCTAGCATACGCCATCCTCTGTCATGTTTTTTTCAAGATCATAGCCTGTTCTGCTATTTCAAGATTATTATGCTCTGATCtccacccgcaaaaaaaaagaagCTCTGATCTGGGCCTTTTCTCCATTAGATGCGACTTGCAAGTTGCACCATCGTGCCGTAATTCTCCTTGAGTTTGTTAACCTTGGAGAATGAAAGAAACGCCACGGCTGTAATATAAGCCTGGAACCAAAATGTAAACTTCCGACTACTACTTGTTCCCTTGTTTTCTGATTGTCAAACAGTGGTTCTGCCGCTAGCCGCCGTTTTGCTACAAACAACTCGCGTCAGCGGATGAACAAATCAAGATATTAACCAAATCAACAATGCATTTGAAAAGATCATCAGTGACCTACCACAGCTAAGCTCACAGAAAAAACCATGGTGCGGCATCAAGGACCTATCACAACTAAGATTACAGCCAAACGACACCGGCATATTTATCGTTTCCAAAGACAGGCAAACAAAACGCTCCTATAGGAGTATTCGGCAGGACTATCGTTTCAGGGAAATAATATTCCTCCGACTGATTGGAGATCCTCCATTACTGGGTTGGGAACTGCGCCTATAGTTGCACCAACGGACAAACAGCTAGGAAACATTCAGGTTTTGGATTTACACATAGAACTTAGTCCAGGTACGTAGGTGCAATGTGACAAATATGACGGAGACAATAAAACAAAATAACGCGGCACTCGTACATATCCAATTGCACGGTTTGATGTCTATGTTGTCTATGATAGTGTGACGTCACCCGTTTGAGACGCTTATACATATTTTAGACCGTTGCTTAAAGCATCTCTAATAGCTGCCCTATTTTAGGGCATACAAAATTGCTCGGGATAAAATTTAGGACACAGAAAAGTGTATTTTAGGGCATGAGAAATTGAGGGTCTCCAACAATTTCCCTAAAATAGAACACCACTGCTCTATGCTTTTCTTCTTCACAATTGCTTCCACTGAAAAAATGCATTGCAATCTTTGGTACTATACAGAAATAGATCAACTGAGCATGAACAGATAACTCCATACAATTGTATCTATCTGCTGCAACATAAGCATGAACAAATAGTTTTATACCTGAACTAAACTCAACTTGAGCAGTACTATACTGAACTTAACATTGCTGAACTAACTGTGCATCTGTCTACCATTCTCAATGATGAGAAAAACAAGATGTTTATCTGCTGACAAAATCAACACTGAACCGCAAGAACGGCCTCCCACTAATCGGTTTGCCTATTCGTGAGTGGGGAGCAAAGGATTGGTGGGGTTGTGTGTGTGTCGTCGACGAGTTGTGGCGGAGGCTCGCGATGAGGAAGCTGGATGTTGACCAAAGGGAGCAAGACCCGGTCCTGGGCAATGACGACAAGATCCAGCAGAGCGTGATGAGTGCTTGTGCCCAGCCTGTCGCGCATCTGATGGCCTGGAAGTGCGCAGGGTTTAATTGTAGCCTTTTCGAAGTAAGATTATCGATCCCACGGGGAGCACAAGAATTAAGGGTTGCCTCTTGTAGTGAATTATGGATTCATGCCCATAGTTTCACATAGCGGAGATAGTGTGTGCCATTGCGTCCACAATAGCTTCCGCTATTGCTCAAATTAAATATCATTATTTTTTTAATAATCTAGAAATATAGACAATGATCTAGTGTTTTTAAAAATCTGCTATGCGGATATAGCGCCCGCTATCTGCATTCCATTATGCGGACCCCAATCCGCTACCAGCCCGCCATCCTCTATCTGAAACCATATTTGTGCCTGCAAGTAATAGTAGACACCAGACAAAGTGAGGGCAGAAATAAATAATTATTTTGATGTAGAGCAAGATGAAAGTAAATAACATAAAAGTAATAAGAAAACAACAACACGAATAACAACTGAAAATGACAGAGGAGTAAGGCGGTCTCAGAGAGTCTGGAATCCCCATTGGTATGTTCCTAAGGCAACCTACACAACCGCATAGTATGCTCTGAATACTCGAGCCTCTCTTGATGATTATGTTCGGCAGAGCGAGGTATAGAACACATTCTATCATAGGTAGACTTCGTGCCATGCACACCACTACCGTAGTCTCCCCCTGCAGGTTACGACTAAGGTAATTAAGGGTCATCCCGTGGGCGCAACCTCTCTAAGGGTTCTCCATAAATCCCCTATCAATTCCAAAAGCTAGGAGGAAAGGCTTTTAATGTTACCTCGAATTACCTTCACATCCTAACCTTTACCATGACAATTATACACTTTGTGGCCTTTCGACGGTAATGCTAAGTGAGGCCCCTTCACAACATTCACGAAGTTTATTAAACTAAGCATTCAACAGAGGATCTCATATCTAGTATAACGTTACAAATCATATACATACCAAAGTTTATCCGTATCCTTGAGAACTAGGGGTCTACTCACACATGAAGACAACAAACATCATGAGGGTGGTGGTGGTAAACATGAATGGATCACACACGTAACACACAAGATGATCCACTAGGGTTCCTAAAGTTACAATGAGAtggatgatgatgacgatggtgacgatgtTGACGTCCCCTTGCACTTGATGGTGAAGACGACGATCTCCTCCTTGCCAATCCCTCCTCCGGATCGCTCCATAGATTAGGGTTTTGCCTTCTGGATGTGTCTCTGGTGTGCGTGTTCGTCCCATTCCCGACCCAACTTCACCG from Triticum urartu cultivar G1812 chromosome 3, Tu2.1, whole genome shotgun sequence encodes:
- the LOC125548510 gene encoding high-affinity nitrate transporter 2.3, giving the protein MEGESKPAAMGVQAAPKGKFRMPVDSDNKATEFWLFSFARPHMSAFHLSWFSFFCCFVSTFAAPPLLPLIRDNLGLTGKDIGNAGIASVSGAVFARLAMGTACDLVGPRLASAAIILLTTPAVYCSAIIDSASSFLLVRFFTGFSLASFVSTQFWMSSMFSSPKVGLANGVAGGWGNLGGGAVQFIMPLVYEIVRKIGSTDFVAWRIAFFIPGIMQTFSAIAVLAFGQDMPDGNYRKLHKSGEMHKDSFGNVLRHAVTNYRAWILALTYGYCFGVELAVDNIVAQYFYDRFDVNLHTAGLIAASFGMANIISRPGGGLMSDWLSDRFGMRGRLWGLWVVQTIGGVLCVVLGVVDYSFGASVAVMILFSFFVQAACGLTFGIVPFVSRRSLGLISGMTGGGGNVGAVLTQVIFFRGTKYKTETGIMYMGLMILACTLPITLIYFPQWGGMFAGPRKGATAEEYYSQEWTEEERAKGYSAATERFAENSVREGGRRAASGSQSRHTVPVDGSPADV